CGGGCGGGAGACTTAGAGTAGTCGAGCCGCGTCGTCATCCCCGATTCGCAAAGGAGCAGGAGCATGCCAGGCAAGTTCAAGGTCGTCGTCCAGAAGCCCGCCGGCGGGATCACCTACGACCTCGCCGATTCCACGTACAGCATCGAGCGCGAGGCGCTCGAGCCCATCGGGGCGGAGATCGTCGAAGTGCCCGCGAAGACCGAGGAAGAGTTCATCGCGGCCGCGCACGACGCCGACGCGGTCATCGCGCGCAACCGCCGCATCAGCGCCGCCATCATCAAGGCGCTCCGGAACTGCAAGGTGATCGGGCTCGGCAGCGTGGGGGCGGACACCGTGGACGTGGACGCTGCCACCGAGGCCGGCATCGTGGTCACCAACGTGCCCGACGTGTTCATCGACGAGGTGGCCGATCACACCATGGCCATGTTCCTCGCCGCCCACCGGCGCCTCCGCCTCATGCACCAGCTCACGG
Above is a genomic segment from Candidatus Methylomirabilota bacterium containing:
- a CDS encoding C-terminal binding protein codes for the protein MPGKFKVVVQKPAGGITYDLADSTYSIEREALEPIGAEIVEVPAKTEEEFIAAAHDADAVIARNRRISAAIIKALRNCKVIGLGSVGADTVDVDAATEAGIVVTNVPDVFIDEVADHTMAMFLAAHRRLRLMHQLTVDAKWAEGRPYFKDIPRLYGQTIGLISFGNVAKAVAR